The following proteins come from a genomic window of Nautilia profundicola AmH:
- a CDS encoding NifB/NifX family molybdenum-iron cluster-binding protein: MKIAFPTNNKKTIAQHIGLSKGFLIVDTDTNEKIYLENPVMKEVQEKHIKLNGDCGEHGLGTGRVVPPMLKEAGVDAFVGREFGEGMLGNLEYVGIKTIVTDETDIDSFIKNFKI, encoded by the coding sequence ATGAAAATCGCTTTTCCTACAAATAATAAAAAAACAATTGCTCAGCATATAGGACTTTCAAAAGGATTTTTAATAGTAGATACAGATACAAATGAAAAAATATATTTAGAAAATCCCGTTATGAAAGAAGTTCAGGAAAAACATATCAAATTAAACGGAGACTGTGGAGAACACGGGCTTGGAACGGGAAGAGTAGTACCTCCAATGCTAAAAGAAGCAGGTGTTGACGCTTTTGTAGGAAGGGAGTTTGGTGAAGGTATGCTTGGTAATCTTGAATATGTAGGTATTAAAACAATCGTAACAGATGAAACAGACATAGACAGTTTTATTAAAAATTTTAAAATTTAA
- a CDS encoding DedA family protein, with protein sequence MVQDIINWIVYSVGDLGYIGIFVMMFLESSLFPFPSEIVMVPAGYLASKGEMNLFAAILSGILGSVAGAWFNYIIAKSAGRKVVLRFLKEHHLEKIEKFFERHGEISTFNGRLIPGVRQYISFPAGLAKMHPVKFSVYTALGAGIWVVVLTMLGYYIGENQELVHKYIKEITILTLLILILITFVYWKKKKVKF encoded by the coding sequence ATAGTGCAGGATATTATTAACTGGATAGTTTATAGTGTAGGGGATTTGGGATATATTGGAATATTTGTAATGATGTTCCTTGAGAGCAGTTTGTTCCCTTTTCCGAGTGAAATTGTGATGGTTCCTGCCGGGTATCTTGCAAGTAAGGGGGAAATGAATCTTTTTGCGGCGATATTAAGCGGTATTTTGGGTTCAGTTGCGGGTGCGTGGTTTAATTATATTATTGCAAAGAGTGCTGGAAGAAAAGTGGTGCTTAGATTTTTAAAAGAACATCATCTCGAAAAAATTGAGAAATTCTTCGAACGTCACGGTGAGATTTCCACTTTTAACGGAAGGCTGATACCGGGTGTTAGGCAGTATATTTCATTTCCTGCGGGACTTGCTAAAATGCATCCGGTTAAATTTAGCGTTTATACGGCACTTGGGGCCGGAATCTGGGTGGTCGTACTTACAATGCTTGGGTATTATATCGGGGAAAATCAGGAACTGGTACATAAATACATTAAGGAAATTACAATACTAACACTTTTAATATTAATTCTCATAACTTTTGTATATTGGAAAAAGAAAAAAGTTAAATTTTAA
- a CDS encoding ATP-dependent helicase, with amino-acid sequence MPLSRLNKEQLQAATAPLGHNLVIASAGTGKTSTIVGRIAYLLEEGIKPEEILLLTFTNKAAQEMKERVAGVLPSARNIEAGTFHAVSYRWLKKLNKNIVLKQPKDLKILFRSIYDKRDFLRLRGEEKPYSANYLFDLYSLFLNSNVSDFGEWLTERAPLQEEYILVYESIFDEYEEIKRAHGLVDFNSLLIRMIEELKNGIEVPFKEVLVDEYQDTNPLQNELIENIKQTSLFCVGDYDQSIYAFNGADISIISTFDKRYADANVFTLKKNYRSYGEILEIANKVIANNPRIYPKSLEVTRGFSGEWPKVLYYNDTFEEYRDVANRILNSLTPRDEIAVLFRNNSSADAIEAMLREKGIECRRKGGVSFFDSREIKITLDLLTFMVNPKDIMAFIHIFEHAKGVGSAIANEIFEALMTLGDGDPKKGFLNPDLSKKVFNKKKTSYQLGLFDDFTQLGSVSKFKSVGMDEVFLANPILKHPKLSVEGGEFLYNFYKLIKRVNKLKNPMSVYNEIIESKTFKHIISNIAKERAKDKNGKIVEERYHEALEKIENKVKVLGNLLKNYSDLEKFLNAMVLGANEMSEGRGVNLLTVHASKGLEFKEVYLVDLMEKRFPNIKLSKPAGGIEEERRLFYVAVTRAKDRLFLCLAKNDRIRNMSYEPSRFLSEAGYKVAEK; translated from the coding sequence TTGCCGCTTTCACGTCTGAACAAAGAACAATTACAAGCCGCCACGGCGCCTCTTGGACACAATCTTGTCATAGCAAGTGCGGGTACCGGGAAAACATCCACAATTGTCGGAAGAATCGCATATCTTTTAGAAGAAGGCATTAAACCTGAAGAAATACTGCTGCTAACTTTTACCAACAAAGCCGCTCAGGAGATGAAAGAGCGTGTGGCAGGAGTGCTTCCGAGTGCCAGAAATATTGAGGCCGGAACGTTTCATGCGGTAAGTTACAGGTGGCTTAAAAAACTGAATAAAAACATTGTCCTTAAACAGCCGAAAGACTTGAAGATTCTTTTCAGGTCCATTTATGACAAAAGGGATTTTTTAAGACTAAGAGGCGAAGAGAAGCCTTACAGTGCTAATTATCTGTTTGATCTGTATTCGCTGTTTTTAAATTCAAACGTTTCCGATTTCGGAGAATGGCTGACTGAAAGGGCTCCGCTTCAGGAAGAGTATATTTTGGTATATGAGAGTATATTTGACGAGTATGAAGAAATAAAAAGAGCACACGGACTTGTTGATTTTAACTCATTGCTTATCAGGATGATAGAAGAGCTCAAAAATGGAATCGAAGTTCCTTTTAAAGAAGTTTTGGTTGATGAGTATCAGGATACGAACCCTCTTCAAAACGAACTTATTGAAAACATAAAACAGACTTCTCTTTTTTGTGTCGGGGATTACGATCAGAGCATTTACGCATTTAACGGTGCGGATATCAGTATTATTTCCACGTTTGACAAGCGCTACGCGGATGCGAATGTTTTTACTCTTAAGAAAAACTACAGAAGCTACGGTGAAATACTTGAAATAGCAAACAAGGTAATAGCCAACAACCCGAGAATTTATCCCAAAAGCCTTGAAGTAACAAGAGGGTTTTCTGGCGAGTGGCCAAAAGTGCTTTATTATAACGATACGTTTGAAGAATACAGAGACGTTGCAAACAGAATATTAAACTCACTCACCCCCAGAGATGAGATTGCCGTACTTTTCAGAAACAATTCAAGTGCCGACGCCATTGAAGCTATGCTTAGGGAAAAAGGGATTGAGTGCAGAAGAAAAGGAGGGGTGAGCTTTTTTGATTCAAGGGAAATTAAGATTACATTGGATCTTTTGACGTTTATGGTTAATCCTAAAGATATAATGGCTTTTATTCATATATTCGAGCATGCTAAAGGCGTGGGAAGCGCTATAGCCAATGAAATATTCGAGGCTCTTATGACTTTGGGAGACGGTGATCCTAAAAAAGGGTTTTTAAATCCGGATTTAAGCAAAAAAGTTTTTAATAAGAAAAAAACCTCTTATCAGTTAGGACTCTTTGATGATTTTACACAGCTTGGAAGTGTGAGTAAGTTTAAAAGTGTGGGAATGGATGAAGTGTTTTTGGCAAACCCGATACTCAAACACCCGAAACTTTCCGTAGAAGGCGGGGAATTTTTATATAACTTTTATAAACTCATAAAAAGGGTAAACAAACTCAAAAACCCGATGTCGGTATATAATGAAATAATTGAGAGTAAAACATTCAAACACATCATCTCAAATATTGCAAAAGAAAGAGCCAAAGACAAAAACGGCAAAATAGTGGAAGAGAGATACCATGAAGCGCTTGAAAAAATAGAGAACAAAGTGAAGGTTTTAGGGAATCTTTTGAAAAATTACAGTGATCTTGAGAAGTTTTTAAATGCAATGGTTTTGGGAGCGAATGAGATGAGTGAGGGAAGAGGGGTTAATTTGCTGACGGTTCACGCGAGCAAGGGGCTTGAATTTAAAGAAGTGTATCTTGTGGACCTGATGGAAAAAAGGTTTCCTAATATCAAACTCTCAAAACCTGCAGGAGGAATCGAAGAAGAAAGGCGTCTTTTTTATGTGGCGGTTACAAGGGCTAAAGACAGGCTCTTTTTGTGCCTTGCAAAAAACGACCGTATCAGAAATATGAGTTATGAACCGAGCAGGTTTTTGAGTGAAGCGGGGTATAAAGTAGCCGAAAAATAA
- a CDS encoding MFS transporter produces MSPNYKENNIKNILHGFFLAVAMAVAEPSTILPLIVHHFSESVILVGVFASLLRGGAIAVQLFAAFYAQGYKKVMPYMRKVFLARFVSWFMIGLAILLIGDKNPTLTLWVFGIGLFIFSFSAGFGSIYFSEIIAKIFDKTERGKSMANRQFFAAIASIISGGIAGWVLSNFEPPKSYAYLFMISSFLLGLGLLAFATIKEPVKEKVRVKEESFWKFLKNAFKFLKTDKALQIQILTILFSYSFLFAFPFVILKANQTINLTGWLIGGFVTVQMLGALIGNLVWKKLAPQYKKIIIFSFISVILAFVVAFFANNAVMYGLVFFLIGFAMDGFKISGMNLLFEIAPEDKRPIYVALQNNLTSIGLFFAIPGGFILEKFGYNVLYIFTICMLLVGLFFATRLKAE; encoded by the coding sequence TTGTCACCTAATTATAAAGAAAACAATATAAAAAACATTCTTCACGGATTTTTCCTGGCGGTTGCCATGGCAGTGGCTGAACCGAGTACGATTTTACCGCTTATTGTACATCATTTCAGTGAAAGCGTTATACTTGTAGGTGTGTTTGCTTCGCTTTTAAGGGGCGGTGCCATTGCCGTACAGCTGTTTGCGGCTTTTTATGCTCAGGGGTATAAAAAAGTAATGCCTTATATGCGAAAGGTTTTCCTTGCAAGGTTTGTCAGCTGGTTTATGATAGGGCTTGCCATACTTCTTATAGGAGATAAAAATCCGACTCTTACTCTTTGGGTGTTTGGGATAGGGCTTTTTATATTCAGTTTCTCCGCGGGATTCGGAAGTATATATTTCAGTGAAATAATCGCTAAGATTTTTGATAAAACAGAACGCGGCAAATCAATGGCGAACAGGCAGTTTTTTGCCGCAATCGCTTCAATAATAAGCGGAGGGATTGCCGGATGGGTTTTGAGCAATTTCGAACCGCCGAAAAGCTATGCGTATCTTTTTATGATCAGCTCTTTTCTTTTAGGTCTGGGTCTCTTGGCGTTTGCAACCATAAAAGAGCCGGTTAAAGAAAAAGTCAGGGTAAAAGAAGAGAGTTTTTGGAAGTTTTTAAAAAACGCGTTTAAATTCTTAAAAACCGACAAGGCGCTTCAGATTCAGATTCTGACAATTTTATTCAGTTATTCGTTTTTATTTGCGTTTCCTTTTGTAATCTTAAAGGCAAACCAGACTATTAACCTTACAGGTTGGCTTATCGGTGGGTTTGTAACCGTTCAGATGCTCGGAGCTCTTATCGGTAACCTTGTATGGAAAAAGCTCGCTCCTCAATATAAAAAAATAATTATATTTTCATTTATAAGTGTAATACTTGCATTTGTGGTTGCATTTTTTGCCAATAATGCAGTAATGTACGGTTTAGTGTTTTTCTTAATCGGTTTTGCGATGGACGGGTTTAAAATAAGCGGAATGAATCTGCTTTTTGAAATAGCGCCTGAAGACAAAAGACCTATATACGTGGCGCTTCAGAATAACCTTACGTCAATCGGGCTTTTCTTTGCAATTCCGGGAGGATTTATACTTGAAAAGTTCGGATACAATGTTTTATATATTTTTACAATCTGTATGCTTTTAGTCGGACTTTTCTTTGCTACGAGGCTTAAGGCGGAATAG
- the fliW gene encoding flagellar assembly protein FliW, which yields MKFTVKKPIPGFENVNEVELSKVDESIAVLKDNEGRALFSLINPFVLREYSFDVPADVKALLDINENSNIEVYNNIVMKDPVTESVVNFKAPFLFNLDNNTCAQVVLGEEKFAKLGDFIK from the coding sequence ATGAAATTTACGGTTAAAAAGCCGATACCGGGGTTTGAAAATGTAAATGAGGTGGAATTAAGTAAAGTAGATGAGTCTATTGCAGTTTTGAAAGATAATGAAGGAAGAGCTCTTTTTTCGCTTATTAATCCTTTTGTACTTAGAGAATACTCTTTTGACGTACCGGCGGATGTAAAAGCACTTCTTGATATCAACGAAAACTCTAATATTGAAGTTTATAACAATATTGTTATGAAAGATCCTGTAACAGAATCCGTTGTAAATTTTAAAGCACCATTTTTATTTAACCTTGACAATAACACATGTGCTCAAGTAGTATTAGGTGAGGAAAAGTTTGCAAAACTCGGGGATTTTATTAAATAG